In Halorhabdus rudnickae, the following proteins share a genomic window:
- the fba gene encoding class II fructose-bisphosphate aldolase, whose translation MAFYGGDELANVYDEALDGGFGLVASNVAEPNVMMGLMEGAEQADSDLLIQMSAGACRFAGNGDAEAGLRAMGNYMDVIAEQYDVGVFLNMDHQTDMDFIDMQVETAIPSSIMIDASHEDFEENVARSKEVVQKTEQADEEILVEAELGQIKGVEDEIVAEEAFYTDPEQAVEFVDRTGCDLLAISVGTQHGVAKGKDLDLKPDLATEIHEALADHGLETPLVLHGSSGLQPDQLSDFMDRGICKVNKDTRYQYEYTRSLYDLYREHGDELVPPEGVEDQRDAFFNDLDWSPNKDVFDPRVGGRDVRERIADVYAGLAEVSGSAGRSLYK comes from the coding sequence ATGGCGTTTTACGGCGGAGACGAACTCGCTAATGTGTACGACGAGGCTCTCGACGGAGGGTTCGGACTCGTCGCGAGCAACGTCGCGGAACCGAACGTGATGATGGGCCTGATGGAGGGGGCCGAACAGGCAGACTCGGACCTGCTCATCCAGATGAGCGCCGGAGCCTGCCGGTTCGCGGGCAACGGTGACGCCGAGGCCGGCCTGCGTGCCATGGGGAACTACATGGACGTCATCGCCGAGCAGTACGACGTCGGCGTGTTCCTCAACATGGACCACCAGACGGACATGGACTTCATCGACATGCAGGTCGAGACGGCCATCCCCTCCTCGATCATGATCGACGCCTCTCACGAGGACTTCGAGGAGAACGTCGCCCGCTCGAAAGAGGTCGTCCAGAAGACCGAACAGGCCGACGAGGAGATCCTCGTCGAGGCCGAACTCGGTCAGATCAAGGGTGTCGAAGACGAGATCGTCGCCGAGGAAGCCTTCTACACTGATCCCGAGCAGGCTGTCGAGTTCGTCGATCGGACGGGCTGTGACCTGCTGGCGATCTCGGTGGGGACCCAGCACGGCGTCGCCAAGGGCAAAGACCTCGATCTGAAGCCCGATCTGGCGACCGAGATCCACGAGGCCCTCGCCGATCACGGCCTGGAGACGCCGCTGGTGCTGCACGGCTCCTCCGGGCTCCAGCCCGATCAACTGTCGGACTTCATGGATCGTGGCATCTGTAAGGTCAACAAGGACACCCGCTACCAGTACGAGTACACCCGGAGCCTTTACGATCTCTACCGAGAGCACGGCGACGAACTCGTCCCGCCGGAAGGCGTCGAGGACCAGCGCGACGCGTTCTTCAACGACCTCGATTGGTCGCCCAACAAGGACGTCTTCGACCCGCGCGTCGGCGGTCGCGACGTTCGTGAGCGTATCGCTGACGTCTACGCTGGACTCGCCGAGGTCTCGGGCAGCGCCGGCCGAAGCCTCTACAAGTAG
- the pfkB gene encoding 1-phosphofructokinase, with protein MILTITPNPAVDQTIEIGEDLESDTVQRSTDAQFDSGGNGINVSQFLQALDFETVSTGIVGGFTGYFIRQDLETYDVTTDFVEVDQPTRMNTTILPPGKEYKLNQSGPEVEREAVDELIDTIQDHDPSLINIGGSLPPMMDASDVDRLAQAGDWDTALDVHGDLMQQLENEYEYCKPNREELTEATGIEIDTIDDCAEAARELQEMGFERVLASMGGDGAMLVTPDETLYAPALDVDVVDTVGAGDSMFTGALWAYEQGWEDERALRAGVATSAHLVQVKGPSIRELDPESLMDDVRVWSMRG; from the coding sequence ATGATACTGACAATTACGCCAAATCCGGCAGTCGACCAGACGATCGAGATCGGCGAAGACCTCGAGTCGGACACTGTCCAGCGTTCGACGGACGCACAGTTCGACTCGGGAGGCAACGGGATCAACGTCTCGCAGTTCCTGCAGGCACTCGATTTCGAGACGGTTTCGACGGGCATCGTCGGGGGCTTTACGGGTTATTTCATCAGGCAGGATCTGGAGACCTACGACGTCACGACAGACTTCGTCGAGGTCGACCAGCCGACGCGAATGAATACGACGATCCTGCCGCCGGGTAAAGAGTACAAGCTCAACCAGTCGGGACCGGAAGTCGAACGCGAGGCCGTCGACGAACTGATCGATACGATCCAGGATCACGATCCGTCCCTGATCAACATCGGCGGGAGTCTCCCCCCGATGATGGACGCCAGCGACGTCGACCGACTCGCCCAGGCAGGCGACTGGGACACCGCCTTGGACGTCCACGGTGATCTCATGCAGCAACTCGAAAACGAGTATGAGTACTGCAAGCCCAACCGCGAGGAATTGACCGAAGCGACAGGGATCGAGATCGATACGATCGACGACTGCGCCGAGGCGGCACGGGAACTCCAAGAGATGGGCTTCGAGCGCGTCCTGGCATCGATGGGCGGAGACGGTGCGATGTTGGTCACGCCCGATGAGACGCTGTACGCCCCGGCACTGGACGTCGATGTCGTCGATACGGTCGGGGCCGGCGACTCCATGTTCACCGGCGCGCTGTGGGCCTACGAGCAGGGCTGGGAGGACGAACGAGCACTGCGGGCAGGCGTGGCAACGTCCGCCCATCTCGTTCAGGTGAAAGGGCCGAGCATCCGCGAACTCGACCCCGAGTCGCTGATGGACGATGTTCGCGTCTGGTCGATGCGCGGCTGA
- a CDS encoding isocitrate/isopropylmalate dehydrogenase family protein, with protein MTKEIAAIPGDGIGKEVLPAAIDVLSALDRDFEFVKGQAGNAVYEREGTPLPEETRELAREADATLFGAAGELAADIILPLRQDVGSFANVRPARAYPGVDAVKPETDLVFVRENTQGVYAGIESNLTDDVTTLTRLITEDASRKIAEYGFEYATEHDADRVTVAHKANVMRETDGLFVDTAAEVAEKHGAEYDEALIDALAMHLVMHPEDYDVIITPNLAGDVLSDLAAGLVGGLGMLPSANIGEDNALFEPVHGSAPDIAGEGVANPSAMILSAAMLLEYFDYDQDGQRVREAVLTVLEEGPRTPDLGGDASTEAFTEAVLEQL; from the coding sequence ATGACAAAAGAGATCGCCGCGATCCCCGGCGACGGCATCGGAAAGGAAGTGCTGCCGGCCGCGATCGACGTCCTGAGCGCGCTCGACCGCGACTTCGAATTCGTGAAGGGGCAAGCCGGCAACGCCGTCTACGAGCGCGAGGGAACGCCACTCCCCGAGGAGACGCGCGAACTGGCCCGCGAAGCCGACGCGACACTGTTCGGCGCTGCCGGCGAACTCGCCGCCGATATCATCCTCCCACTCCGGCAGGACGTGGGCTCGTTCGCCAACGTCCGTCCGGCACGAGCCTACCCGGGCGTCGACGCCGTCAAGCCCGAGACCGATCTCGTTTTCGTCCGGGAGAACACCCAGGGCGTCTACGCCGGGATCGAATCGAATCTCACCGACGACGTGACGACACTGACCCGCCTCATCACCGAGGACGCATCTCGAAAGATCGCCGAGTACGGCTTCGAGTACGCCACGGAACACGACGCCGACCGCGTCACGGTCGCTCACAAGGCAAACGTAATGCGAGAGACCGACGGGTTGTTCGTCGACACTGCCGCCGAGGTCGCCGAAAAACACGGTGCCGAGTACGACGAGGCATTGATCGACGCACTAGCGATGCATCTGGTGATGCACCCCGAGGACTACGACGTTATCATCACGCCCAACCTCGCCGGCGACGTTCTCTCGGACCTTGCTGCGGGCCTCGTCGGAGGGCTCGGGATGCTCCCGAGCGCCAATATCGGCGAAGACAACGCACTGTTCGAACCGGTCCACGGGTCTGCCCCCGACATCGCCGGTGAAGGCGTCGCCAATCCCTCGGCGATGATCCTCTCGGCGGCGATGTTGCTCGAATACTTCGATTACGATCAGGATGGCCAGCGCGTCCGGGAAGCCGTCCTGACTGTCCTCGAAGAGGGGCCGCGCACGCCCGATCTCGGTGGCGATGCCTCGACGGAAGCGTTCACCGAGGCTGTTCTCGAACAGTTGTAG
- the purB gene encoding adenylosuccinate lyase, with product MTDRDPLSAVSPLDGRYARYTEPLVSYASESALICARVRVEVEYLLALADLDVTPLEIDDDQRQSLRAIYEDFDDDDATFVKQIETEGTEKYDATNHDVKAVEYFLRERQPADLDAEQWLHFGLTSEDVNNLAHRLLVKPAVEDVLVPALRDVRDDLSDLAREYRDTPMLARTHGQPATPTTFGKEMAVYASRLGRALGRVQRATDALSGKLAGASGTYAAHHVAYPDVDWPAFAENFVGSLGLEHEALTTQVNPCDDLAALFDALQGANRVLLDLDLDVWLYVSDRYLGQESAAGETGSSTMPHKVNPIDFENSEGNLSKANSDLAFLAGYVTNSRLQRDLSDSTVKRNVGSALAHCLIGYRKLESGLGKIVPNEAVMREDLEATPEVIGEAVQTILRREGHGDAYEQVKALTRGQDVTLADFRTLFADLDVSSDVRDELEALTPAGYTGLAAEMVEDH from the coding sequence ATGACTGACCGCGATCCGCTCTCGGCCGTTTCGCCGCTGGACGGCCGGTACGCACGCTACACTGAACCGCTGGTGTCCTACGCCAGCGAATCGGCACTAATCTGTGCCCGCGTCCGCGTGGAAGTCGAATACCTGCTCGCACTCGCAGATCTCGATGTGACGCCACTGGAGATCGACGACGACCAACGCCAGTCACTCCGGGCGATTTACGAGGACTTCGACGACGATGACGCCACATTCGTCAAGCAGATCGAGACTGAGGGGACCGAGAAATACGACGCGACGAACCACGACGTCAAGGCCGTCGAGTACTTCCTCCGGGAGCGCCAGCCCGCCGATCTCGACGCAGAGCAGTGGCTGCACTTCGGCCTCACCAGCGAGGACGTCAACAACCTCGCCCACCGGCTGTTAGTCAAGCCCGCCGTCGAGGACGTGCTCGTGCCCGCGCTCCGGGACGTTCGAGACGACCTCTCAGATCTCGCCCGCGAGTATCGGGACACACCAATGCTGGCACGGACACACGGCCAGCCGGCCACGCCGACCACCTTCGGCAAGGAGATGGCCGTCTACGCCTCACGACTCGGCCGCGCACTCGGCCGGGTCCAGCGTGCCACCGACGCGCTCTCGGGGAAACTCGCGGGCGCATCGGGTACCTACGCCGCCCACCACGTCGCCTACCCCGACGTGGACTGGCCGGCGTTCGCCGAGAACTTCGTCGGTTCGCTGGGGCTGGAACACGAGGCGCTGACGACGCAGGTCAATCCGTGTGACGACCTCGCGGCGCTGTTCGACGCCCTCCAGGGAGCCAATCGCGTTCTACTGGATCTTGACCTGGACGTCTGGCTGTACGTCTCCGATCGGTATCTCGGACAGGAATCGGCGGCGGGCGAAACCGGTTCCTCGACGATGCCCCACAAGGTCAACCCCATCGACTTCGAGAACAGCGAGGGCAACCTCTCGAAGGCCAACAGCGATCTCGCGTTCCTCGCGGGGTACGTCACGAACTCGCGCCTCCAGCGGGACCTCTCGGATTCGACGGTCAAGCGAAACGTCGGGAGCGCACTCGCTCACTGCCTCATCGGTTACCGGAAACTCGAAAGCGGCCTCGGAAAGATCGTCCCCAACGAGGCGGTGATGCGTGAGGACCTGGAAGCGACCCCGGAAGTCATCGGGGAAGCCGTCCAGACGATCCTCCGCCGGGAAGGCCACGGCGACGCCTACGAGCAAGTGAAAGCGCTGACCCGCGGCCAGGACGTGACCCTCGCGGACTTTCGGACGCTGTTCGCGGATCTCGACGTCAGCTCCGACGTGCGAGACGAACTCGAAGCGCTCACGCCGGCCGGGTATACGGGTCTGGCCGCCGAGATGGTCGAGGATCACTGA
- a CDS encoding cold-shock protein: MANGTVDFFHDTGGYGFIETEDEDDDVFFHMEDVGGPDLEEGQDIEFDIEQAPKGPRATNVVRA, translated from the coding sequence ATGGCAAACGGAACGGTGGATTTCTTCCACGACACTGGCGGTTACGGTTTCATCGAGACTGAGGACGAGGACGATGACGTTTTCTTCCACATGGAGGACGTTGGCGGCCCGGATCTCGAAGAGGGACAGGACATCGAGTTCGACATCGAACAGGCCCCCAAGGGCCCGCGCGCGACGAACGTCGTTCGCGCATAG
- a CDS encoding methyl-accepting chemotaxis protein produces the protein MTQQQEQSLLGNAQLEADSALQWINTQQRTTRAVSENWGVVSGSETVVRETLNAKLDKFPSEVAALHYLNYETGEITVSTQSDVEQQQISDTEIVWPQNTAFSELSFSDSQQVTQSWIYRSASGSASIAMLSPVPDSNHAIVMVVETTERAEKFKSTIEGTETTIVGSTTSDVLFDRDEAAVLSQYDRPGGSEILNAIKANDEGTIATADSLVAFTSVSGDSNWVVIKRAPKATALTAEREARNNVAALIVASLLGLLALGVMVSRGPMRSLRELSTQATAVANGDLDNSITDNGRIDEVGQVRTAFRDIKAYLETVADQADAISDQQFDAPVLDEAVPGRLGDSLDQMRTDIEQFIEDVETAREDAEQSRKEAEQLAEELQAQAEQFGTVVEQAADGDLTARLDTDIDNDAMYDIAVAVNDMLADIESTISQIQTFSQEVAAGSEQASIGAQEAKRASEQISESVQEIASGSDEQREQLEQISSEMNNLSATIEEVASTAQTVANTSQETADVASQGEGTAQQAIEDMEDVQETMVETVDNVERLDSLMAEIDEIVDLIADIAEQTNMLALNANIEAARAGNGEGDGEGFAVVAEEVKQLAGETQDSADDVAQLVREVQDQTSSTVENIQAAETQVRETTAAVQETVDAFVDVVENIETTNDGVQGISEAMDDQAASAEEVVAMADSVSEISQTTANEAESVSASAEEQASSMTEVTASVESLAEQAEKLQARLEDFDVEK, from the coding sequence GTGACACAACAACAGGAACAGAGCCTCCTCGGCAACGCTCAACTTGAGGCAGATAGCGCCTTACAGTGGATCAATACTCAACAGCGAACGACAAGAGCTGTATCCGAAAACTGGGGTGTAGTTTCAGGGAGCGAGACAGTCGTTCGAGAGACCTTGAACGCGAAACTAGACAAGTTCCCCTCTGAGGTCGCTGCCCTTCACTATCTTAATTACGAAACGGGAGAAATCACCGTCAGCACACAATCGGATGTCGAACAGCAACAAATATCAGATACAGAGATTGTCTGGCCGCAAAACACAGCGTTCAGCGAGCTTTCCTTTAGCGATTCCCAGCAGGTGACACAATCCTGGATCTACCGATCGGCGTCCGGCAGTGCGTCGATAGCGATGCTCTCGCCAGTTCCGGACTCGAATCACGCGATAGTGATGGTCGTCGAGACAACTGAGCGGGCTGAAAAGTTCAAAAGTACGATCGAAGGCACCGAGACGACAATCGTCGGTAGTACCACGAGTGATGTCTTATTCGACAGGGACGAAGCAGCCGTGTTGTCTCAATACGATCGGCCCGGTGGGTCCGAGATTTTGAACGCGATCAAGGCGAACGACGAGGGGACGATCGCGACGGCAGACTCTCTGGTCGCATTCACATCTGTCAGCGGAGACTCGAATTGGGTCGTCATCAAACGGGCGCCGAAAGCGACCGCGTTGACGGCCGAGCGTGAAGCCAGGAACAATGTGGCGGCGCTCATTGTGGCCTCACTACTCGGTCTTCTTGCGTTAGGTGTGATGGTTAGTCGCGGTCCGATGCGCTCGCTCAGAGAACTCTCAACACAGGCGACTGCAGTGGCAAACGGCGATCTTGACAACTCGATCACCGACAACGGCCGTATCGACGAGGTTGGGCAGGTCCGAACCGCGTTCAGAGATATCAAAGCATATCTCGAAACAGTTGCCGACCAAGCTGATGCGATCTCCGATCAGCAGTTCGATGCGCCAGTCCTCGACGAAGCGGTACCTGGTCGGTTAGGGGATTCACTCGACCAGATGCGAACAGATATCGAACAATTCATTGAAGACGTTGAAACTGCTCGGGAAGACGCCGAACAATCCCGCAAGGAGGCCGAGCAACTGGCCGAAGAACTGCAGGCCCAAGCTGAGCAGTTCGGGACTGTAGTTGAACAGGCGGCCGACGGTGACTTGACTGCTCGACTGGATACCGACATCGACAACGACGCGATGTACGATATCGCTGTGGCAGTCAATGATATGCTAGCTGATATTGAATCAACCATCAGCCAAATTCAGACGTTCTCCCAGGAAGTCGCAGCCGGGAGCGAACAAGCCAGTATCGGAGCCCAAGAAGCAAAGCGAGCCAGCGAGCAGATCAGTGAGAGCGTCCAAGAGATCGCAAGCGGGTCAGACGAACAGCGTGAACAGCTCGAACAGATATCGAGTGAAATGAACAATCTCTCGGCGACGATCGAAGAGGTCGCATCTACCGCACAAACCGTCGCCAATACCTCACAGGAAACTGCAGACGTTGCCTCCCAGGGTGAGGGAACCGCCCAGCAGGCAATCGAGGACATGGAAGACGTTCAAGAGACGATGGTCGAGACCGTCGACAACGTCGAACGCCTCGATTCGCTGATGGCCGAAATCGACGAGATCGTCGACCTCATCGCGGACATTGCCGAGCAGACCAACATGCTCGCGTTGAACGCCAACATCGAGGCCGCCCGCGCCGGAAATGGCGAGGGGGACGGAGAGGGATTCGCTGTCGTCGCCGAAGAGGTCAAGCAACTAGCTGGGGAAACGCAAGACTCAGCCGACGATGTCGCACAGTTGGTCCGGGAAGTACAAGACCAAACCTCAAGCACTGTCGAGAATATTCAGGCGGCGGAAACGCAGGTCAGGGAAACGACTGCTGCCGTCCAAGAGACGGTCGATGCGTTCGTCGATGTCGTCGAGAACATCGAAACGACCAACGACGGCGTCCAGGGGATCAGTGAGGCAATGGACGACCAGGCGGCCAGTGCCGAAGAGGTCGTGGCGATGGCTGATAGCGTCTCCGAAATCAGTCAAACGACAGCCAACGAAGCCGAATCTGTCTCGGCGAGTGCTGAAGAACAAGCCTCCTCGATGACCGAAGTCACGGCCAGCGTCGAATCGCTCGCTGAACAGGCCGAGAAGCTGCAGGCTCGACTCGAAGACTTCGACGTTGAGAAGTAA
- a CDS encoding metallophosphoesterase, translated as MGDAETVYYAISDLHIGGDEQLEHVEFLDELLAFLERLETTDENAELLINGDAFGLWEFTGIKGVEKFDALVARYPELFEQFRSTGENIQITLLPGNHDHELAAYDEYVTRFAQYNVDLVQEQAITRPVGERVIHFEHGNQRDPNNRFADFGNPYEKPLGYHYNTLVTSRAGQVSDRGRRNWLKDIQAVTPTERVPVWFLSKYFYNEMHPLLRYAAVPFLLLFNLSALVAVGAGLDLIGVWSMPTDAIEGAFGRLGSAGTFAFSILAINVAIVGILVLVWIPLRFIVQDFKRTIDRFGLVETEFTVDPSEPYVAAARDVFETQPETAVFCYGHTHRPAVETVDERAIVNTGTWLKRFHRRPVIAGLLPPVFHPTFRLSIVRIAAEDGGVAVEYETMDKPDPARTDLTLTERLLTVGRVPDPEIPDRVVVGDSTVSSATIQGEKTSSQPTSGDDLE; from the coding sequence ATGGGTGACGCCGAGACGGTTTACTACGCGATCAGCGACCTCCACATCGGTGGCGACGAGCAACTGGAACACGTCGAGTTTCTGGATGAACTGCTCGCGTTTCTCGAACGACTCGAAACAACAGACGAGAACGCGGAGCTACTTATCAACGGCGACGCGTTCGGACTCTGGGAGTTCACTGGGATCAAGGGTGTCGAGAAGTTCGACGCGCTGGTCGCACGCTACCCGGAACTGTTCGAACAGTTCCGTTCGACCGGCGAAAACATCCAGATTACGCTGCTGCCGGGCAATCACGACCACGAACTCGCCGCCTACGACGAGTATGTAACGCGGTTCGCACAGTACAACGTGGACCTCGTCCAGGAACAGGCGATTACTCGTCCAGTCGGCGAGCGTGTGATCCACTTCGAGCACGGCAACCAGCGTGACCCGAACAACCGCTTTGCGGACTTTGGCAACCCCTACGAGAAGCCGCTTGGCTACCACTACAACACGCTCGTGACGAGTCGGGCCGGCCAAGTGTCCGACCGCGGGCGGCGCAACTGGCTGAAGGACATCCAGGCGGTCACGCCCACCGAGCGGGTCCCAGTATGGTTCCTCTCGAAGTACTTCTACAACGAGATGCACCCCCTGCTGCGGTACGCCGCCGTCCCGTTCCTGCTACTGTTCAATCTGAGCGCGCTCGTCGCGGTCGGCGCCGGCCTCGACCTGATCGGCGTCTGGTCGATGCCGACTGACGCCATCGAAGGGGCGTTCGGTCGACTCGGATCCGCCGGGACGTTCGCGTTCTCGATACTGGCGATCAACGTGGCCATCGTCGGGATACTGGTCTTGGTCTGGATCCCACTGCGGTTTATCGTCCAGGACTTCAAGCGTACGATCGATCGATTCGGCCTCGTCGAGACAGAATTCACTGTCGACCCGAGCGAGCCATACGTCGCTGCGGCGAGAGACGTCTTCGAGACGCAGCCGGAGACGGCCGTCTTCTGTTACGGACACACTCACCGACCGGCGGTCGAGACAGTTGACGAACGGGCCATCGTGAACACGGGAACGTGGTTGAAACGCTTCCATCGCCGGCCCGTGATCGCGGGATTGCTTCCCCCGGTCTTTCACCCGACGTTCCGTCTGAGCATCGTCCGAATCGCCGCCGAGGACGGGGGTGTAGCCGTCGAGTACGAGACGATGGACAAGCCCGACCCCGCGAGAACGGATCTAACACTCACAGAACGGTTGCTGACCGTGGGCCGGGTGCCGGATCCAGAGATTCCCGATCGGGTGGTCGTCGGCGACTCGACAGTATCGTCGGCTACGATACAGGGCGAGAAGACCTCCTCGCAGCCAACCTCTGGGGATGACCTTGAGTAA
- the purH gene encoding bifunctional phosphoribosylaminoimidazolecarboxamide formyltransferase/IMP cyclohydrolase: MKLAGMASNRGRNLMNIDDRAPGGAEFAVVLTNDGDAPVLEKAADREIPTEVVERGDDESREAHEERVLDTLADYEFDLVALDGYMRILNETFLEATPTTLNVHPALLPAFKGMSPHEDVLEAGVKTTGCTVHVVDETVDDGPIVTQEPVPVREDDTVEDLKERVLHEGEFKAYPRVIEWFAENRVEIDRESGTVSVEGDDGGAYPARRIDSDDRVRKLRYGENPHQAAALYADRTCEEASVVHASQLNEGAKGMGYNNYNDADAALNLVKEFDEPACAVIKHTNPAGCAVADSISEAYADALSTDPKSAFGGIVALNRTCDEATAEQIIDSFKEVVVAPGYTDDALDVLFEKENLRVLDVSEQFDPTETLTEKPIVGGRLVQDRDLQAVTEDDLEVVTEREPTDEQLESMRFAWQTIKHVKSNAILFAKGTETVGVGAGQVSRVDAVEIAKMKAEADAEGKDAEGAVMASDAFFPFPDGIDAADEAGIEAVIQPGGSVNDEDVVERADELDMAMVFTGSRAFRHD, translated from the coding sequence ATGAAGCTCGCCGGCATGGCCTCGAACAGGGGGCGTAATCTGATGAACATCGACGATCGTGCGCCGGGTGGGGCGGAGTTCGCCGTCGTCCTGACCAACGACGGTGACGCGCCAGTCCTGGAGAAGGCTGCCGACCGCGAAATTCCAACCGAAGTCGTCGAACGCGGCGATGACGAATCTCGCGAGGCCCACGAGGAACGCGTCCTTGATACCCTCGCCGACTACGAGTTCGACCTCGTGGCGCTCGATGGTTACATGCGCATCCTGAATGAGACGTTTCTGGAGGCCACGCCGACGACGCTGAACGTCCACCCCGCACTGTTGCCGGCGTTCAAAGGCATGAGTCCCCACGAGGACGTTCTTGAGGCGGGCGTGAAGACGACGGGCTGTACGGTCCACGTCGTCGACGAGACGGTCGACGACGGGCCGATCGTCACCCAGGAACCCGTTCCCGTTCGGGAGGACGACACCGTCGAGGACCTCAAAGAGCGGGTCCTCCACGAGGGTGAATTCAAGGCGTATCCCCGTGTAATCGAATGGTTCGCCGAGAATCGCGTCGAGATCGATCGGGAATCCGGAACGGTTTCCGTCGAGGGCGATGACGGCGGCGCGTACCCCGCCCGACGGATCGACAGCGACGATCGCGTCCGCAAGCTCCGATACGGCGAGAACCCCCACCAGGCCGCCGCGCTGTACGCTGATCGGACCTGTGAGGAGGCCAGCGTCGTCCACGCCTCCCAGCTCAACGAGGGCGCGAAGGGGATGGGATACAACAACTACAACGACGCCGACGCGGCGCTCAATCTCGTCAAGGAATTCGACGAGCCTGCCTGTGCGGTCATCAAGCACACGAACCCGGCGGGCTGTGCGGTCGCCGACTCGATCAGTGAGGCCTACGCCGATGCCCTCTCGACCGATCCCAAGAGCGCCTTCGGCGGGATCGTCGCACTGAACCGCACCTGCGACGAAGCGACGGCCGAGCAGATCATCGACTCCTTCAAAGAGGTCGTCGTCGCGCCGGGCTACACCGACGACGCACTGGACGTGCTCTTCGAGAAGGAGAACCTCCGGGTCCTCGACGTAAGCGAGCAGTTCGATCCCACCGAGACGCTGACCGAGAAGCCGATCGTCGGCGGCCGACTCGTTCAGGATCGGGACCTGCAGGCGGTCACCGAGGACGATCTGGAGGTCGTCACCGAGCGCGAACCGACAGACGAACAGCTTGAGTCGATGCGCTTTGCCTGGCAGACCATCAAGCACGTCAAATCGAATGCGATCCTCTTCGCGAAGGGGACCGAGACGGTCGGCGTCGGCGCAGGCCAGGTCTCCCGTGTCGACGCCGTCGAGATCGCGAAAATGAAAGCTGAGGCTGACGCCGAAGGCAAGGACGCCGAGGGGGCCGTGATGGCCAGCGACGCGTTCTTCCCGTTCCCGGACGGTATCGACGCGGCCGACGAGGCCGGTATCGAGGCGGTCATCCAGCCCGGCGGAAGCGTCAACGACGAGGACGTGGTCGAGCGGGCCGACGAACTCGACATGGCGATGGTCTTCACCGGGTCGCGGGCGTTCCGACACGACTGA
- a CDS encoding DUF7537 family lipoprotein: MRRHTVALIAILGMVVLAGCSGGATTTVKPVDGEQAQSDTLAAMEAVESYHVTSNTTVVQSVTNQTRRQTIDSVGAFDRTNQRMQINRTVSVSGMSQQASVYLLNGSIYEYNPAYTSQYGSEWVTTEVGDAFFEQQDTLTRQRGFLANASVTTNGTETVNGTEMRVLEADVDEAATSQVIMARLGGASGVEYNVTNVDQRLWVDPETDRPARSTVSMNATVTQMGQTVDLTMDLELAFAYDRDVSVTLPEEADSAVSLDNETSS; this comes from the coding sequence ATGCGACGACACACGGTTGCCCTGATTGCCATCCTCGGGATGGTTGTTCTCGCGGGATGTAGCGGTGGGGCGACGACGACGGTTAAACCGGTCGACGGAGAGCAGGCCCAGTCAGATACTCTTGCGGCGATGGAGGCCGTCGAGTCCTATCACGTCACGTCGAACACGACGGTCGTGCAGTCGGTAACCAACCAGACACGGCGTCAGACGATCGATTCCGTGGGAGCGTTCGACCGGACGAACCAGCGGATGCAGATCAACCGGACAGTCTCGGTGAGCGGGATGTCCCAGCAAGCGAGTGTGTACCTTCTGAACGGCTCGATTTACGAGTACAATCCCGCTTACACCAGCCAGTATGGTTCGGAGTGGGTGACCACCGAGGTTGGAGACGCGTTTTTCGAGCAGCAGGACACGCTCACCCGCCAGCGGGGGTTCCTGGCGAACGCCTCGGTAACGACGAACGGGACTGAAACCGTCAACGGGACCGAAATGCGCGTCCTCGAGGCCGATGTCGACGAGGCGGCGACGAGCCAGGTGATCATGGCCCGCCTCGGTGGCGCCTCGGGCGTCGAGTACAACGTAACGAACGTCGATCAGCGCCTCTGGGTCGATCCTGAGACCGACCGCCCTGCTCGGAGTACGGTCTCGATGAACGCGACGGTCACGCAGATGGGGCAGACGGTCGATCTGACGATGGACCTCGAACTGGCGTTCGCATACGACCGTGACGTCTCCGTTACGCTTCCTGAGGAGGCCGACTCGGCGGTCTCACTCGATAACGAGACCAGTTCGTAG